GTGTTGTATTGGGGAGAATCGGATTGATTATTATGTGATCCATGAGATATAATAGAGTAAAATCGATTTTGGTAGATAATGTGCATCAATGGCCAGAACTCTATGGGGAATgtcaggaataggatttaagtgTGGAAAGGCTCCGTGCAGGGGCTGTTTAATATTATAGAGGAATGAGAAGAGTTCGAACAATGTTTTTGGCTAGGGTTGGATAAGGTCCTATGTGGATAAATTGGGAGAATGGGATATTATAGGGGATGTCCTTGACTCTGTATTTTGTATGATGGTCCTGTGGGTATACTTATAAGGTTGGGTTTGTATGGTGAGTAGGAAAATGAGAACCGGCTATCTATAGTAGTGAATACCAGAGTGTGGTCTATTGAATTATAGGTATGGAAAATAAGCATAGTGAGGACAGTAAAGTGTATTCTATATGAAGGGATGATATATTGGTGTCCATAGTGGGTATAGGGTAAAGTGTCTAGGGATACGTGTAACGTATTAGGGGTTGTGTATGGAAAGACACAATGTTATGGTGGAACTTGAATATGAATGTGAGTTAGTGATATGTAACATTAAACATATAACATAATGACATGATATAACAAGACTGCGTAACTGGTGACATGGtatgtgtacatatagagacCAGAAATGACGAACCACATAAAAGGATACATTCTGCGGCACTGGAGTAGTCCTGAAGAGTCAATGGGCCTGTGAAGAAAAACGAGAttggttaatatatatatattcacaggcCCATTGACTCTTCAGGACTACTCCAGTGCCGCAGAATGTATCCTTTTATGTGGTTCGTCATTTCTGgtctctatatgtacacataCCATGTCACCAGTTACGCAGTCTTGTTATATCATGTCATTATGTTATATGTTTAATGTTACATATCACTAACTCACATTCATATTCAAGTTCCACCATAACATTGTGTCTTTCCATACACAACCCCTAATACGTTACACGTATCCCTAGACACTTTACCCTATACCCACTATGGACACCAATATATCATCCCTTCATATAGAATACACTTTACTGTCCTCACTATGCTTATTTTCCATACCTATAATTCAATAGACCACACTCTGGTATTCACTACTATAGATAGCCGGTTCTCATTTTCCTACTCACCATACAAACCCAACCTTATAAGTATACCCACAGGACCATCATACAAAATACAGAGTCAAGGACATCCCCTATAATATCCCATTCTCCCAATTTATCCACATAGGACCTTATCCAACCCTAGCCATAAACATTGTTCGAACTCTTCTCATTCCTCTATAATATTAAACAGCCCCTGCACGGAGCCTTTCCAcacttaaatcctattcctgacATTCCCCATAGAGTTCTGGCCATTGATGCACATTATCTACCAAAATCGATTTTACTCTATTATATCTCATGGATCACATAATAATCAATCCGATTCTCCCCAATACAACACACTTCTACATATATGACTGTGTTCTATGTATTCTATTCATCGCAATGAATCTGCGGGACCTCCCTGCGCTCCACCCAGACACTTCCTGTCGGTGGAACGCATGGAGGCTTTAGCTTGCGTTCcacgtgacgcacttccggttcggGAGTTGCGGAAATCAGCGGGAAGGCGTGCGGGTATttaaatccccacacacatgatccCAGACATGGCGCCTCCTCACTTTAGCGGTATATCCGCACGTTTCCCTGTTACTGCGTCCACATCTACGTCTGCACCTGCGATCATCTACACCACAAGCGGCACTGGGTAAGTCTCTCCTGAGTATCTGGACCATCATTTCCTGTATTTAACTGCTGGCCCATAGTGATAGACAGAATCCACCAACAACCTCTGCTTGATTATCTGTATCTTCTATTCCGCAATAGACCGAAGAGAACACTGTCACCTGTGGTCCTAATAGCAATTTCCATTATGATTTCCGTATTTACTTAATATACCCTAGATATGACTGTTCTTCTATAGGAGGATGGCTGCCAATGACTGTGTCCTTGCCAATATTGACCTGGTTTATGGCCTTGAACTGCAGTAGCAGAACTCTGTCatatattttcttttcacttttgtTTGTTTaccactttttactttatttttgcttATTATTCGCAAGTAAATCATTATTTCTAGCTCTACAATTATGTGTTTGTAACACTGAGAGAAATATATACTTTAAAAATATACAGTCGCTATCATGTATGCTAATGTAAATACCTGATACACTTACTGTACGTTTATTTATTGAATTATCTCTTCTATTTGctacagtctgatgaaggcacggatgtgccgaaacgtcaccATTTACCTTGCCGTAGCAACATTTCATTGTTTGCTGAATAAACAAAAAATTGCACTTCGCATAAAACTTGACTGGAGTCTTTGAATTTATTAGTGaaaaggggtgggaaccctactccagtaAAAAATCCACCgtgctacaagggctctgcttATAATTGATAAATCCCTAACCTGGTGAAGCACCGTGGCAGAAACATGACAAGCGACACGCTTTCATATCAAGATGACGAAATCAGTTCCATCTTATCAAAGGTCACCTTAACAAGTGATTTTTTACAAACACCAAGCTCCGAGTTCAAGGCTAGAGACTTGGAAAGAGAATCCAGAAAACTCCTGAGCTTTGAACTGCATAGCGTAACCATGGCCGAATACCTCAAAGTCAAACGCATACCACGTGGCCTGAGGATACGGACAAGACCGACCTTCTTTAAGGACAATCGGGACTACTGTTCCAAATTTGAACAAAtattgaacaaatgttcttttgaCATAATGACTTTAACCCTATCCTTTCTACAACAAGCCATCCTAGACACAAAAGAATTGATCAAAAGTACGGAAGAACAACTCCAAGCAATATTATCACAAGAGGACTATGACAAACTTCTTGAAAAACTAAGATCACACCTGGCAACTCAAAGGAAAGAGATTGAGGACACAAAAAGGAATAAATTCCGAAGAGATACCGAAGACTACCGTCTCAGTAGAGTCTATCGATGGCCCGATACACCTTCCTCAAATTCCAGATGGAGATCTTCTTCAACGGACTCCTCCAACTCAGGATCCAACCGAGACCCAAGCTACCGATCTAGACAAATGGATGCCCGACCTCCTAGAACTCAAAGAAGACCCAACAGAGGAACGTATCCACAAGGACAACAACCGACTACAATAACCACGAGATCCCAGGTAAGGGCACAGTCATTGGTAGTTAACATATCCTCTCAGTCGCTTAGCCCAGCAGACATGACACTGTTAGAAAAAGGTCTATCCTTTTGTCCTTCCCATACATTAAACACCTTCCAATTAGAATTAGACCTCCATAGATTTTTCAGGCGTATCAGATTGACAACCCATTTCAGTACCATCAAAGAGACACCCACTCCTCAAACCCCCACAACTCTCATCTCAGCAAAAGACCTATCATTacgaaataaaaatacatacatgcCTCCAAAAACCCAACCACCGGTAGAAACCTTTATATCATTGGTTCAAAAGGATATGTCTTCATTCAGAAAAAGTATAGAAAAACAAGAACTGAAATTCACAAGTAACCTTACTCAGATTGACAAACAGGCAATAAAAAATCTATCAACACAAAAAAACTTGATCTTTAAACCAGCCGATAAAGGCGGTGCCCTAGTCATAATGGATAAAGACCATTATATAGCAGAAATTACGAGACAGCTTAACGACGAGAACATTTACGAGAAACTCACCCATAATCCAACTGCAGATATAGCCCGCAAAATCAAGGACACTCTTACCCTACACATTGACAAGGGCACCATAGACCAAGAAACAGCCAATTTCCTGATCAATAGACATCCAATTACCCCAGTTTTCTATACCTTACCCAaaatccataagaacctgcttaaCCCACCTGGACGCCCGATTGTAGCCTCAACCGATTCCATCCTCTCACCGTTGTCCATCTTTCTTGAAAAGATACTGACCCCAGAAATCAAAAAAACTACATCTTTCCTACTTGACACTTCTGCTTTCTTAGACACTCTTAAAAATCTAGGTCCGATACAACAAGACACCATCTTAGTGACCTGGGACGTATGTAGCCTATATACCTCAATTCAACATCACAAAGGCCTGACAGCAGTAGACAAACTTCTCAAAAAAACTGACAAACATCCCAATGTAATCTCTCTATGCAATGATCTACTTTCCATAGTACTACACCATAATTTCTTTCTATTCCAAGACCAATTTTACCTACAGAAACAAGGGACCGCAATGGGATCCAATGTAGCACCCCCATATGCCAACAGCTACATGGCAGATCTGGAAGAGACTCACATATACCCAGATAATACCTTCGCCAGACATGTACAACTCTGGCGAAGGTATATCGATGACATCTTCTGTATTTGGAAAGGGACAACTGAAACACTATTAAATTTTCATGAATTTCTGAATCACATTACACCAGAACTCCAGTTTACCATTCATTTCGACCATACATCAATCAATTTCCTTGACACACTAGTATCCAAAAATCCAGATGGGAGTCTCATAACTGATTTATACAGAAAACCAACTGACAGAAATAATCTATTACACTTCTCAAGTTTTCATCCCACTAATACTAAAAGATCACTCCCCATGTCACAATTCCAAAGAATCAACAGGATAGTACAGACGGAACCCATCCAAACTAAGAGAATCGAGGAAATGCAAGAACGCTTCAGGGAGAGAGGTTATCCCGCACACTTAATCAGACCATCAACACACCCCCGCAATACTAACCAAACATTGGGCAAACGTATACCATTCGTTCACACGTACCATCCAAACGTTAGGAAAATGGAGAACTGCCTTAGAGCACACTGGCATCTCCTGGCCAGAGCATATCCAGACATTGAAGAATTCAAGAATCCAATTCTGATGTGCAATAAACGTCCAAAGAATCTACGGGACATATTAGTCCGAGCAGACATTGGCTCTGCTACCAAGATATCCCGCCAGACATTCCTCAGAACCCCCAAAAAGGGTACATTTCCCTGTCACCACTGCATACAATGCTCACATGTACAAAAAGGCAGTAGCATATCACACCCATACACAGGAAAATTATTCCAAATTAATGATTTCTTCACATGTGATTCTGACTTCGTCGTTTACACCCTCAAATGCCCATGCGGACTCATTTATGTTGGCGAAACCACCCAAACTATCCGGAACCGAATATGTCAGCATAAATCTACCATACGCAAACCAAATCTGTTACTCCCCGTCCCATACCATTTTAATCAGGCCTCACACTCGATCTCCCAACTCAAATACCAAATCATAGAGCATGTCCCAGCACCAAGGAGGGGTGGCGATAGAATAAAATTACTAAAACAAAGAGAAGCCTTCTGGATTCACAAATTGGAAAGCATGGAACCGAGGGGTCTCAATAGGGAGTATGAGATACAAACCCTATTATAAGATACATACATATATTAACCAATCTCGTTTTTCTTCACAGGCCCATTGACTCTTCAGGACTACTCCAGTGCCGCAGAATGTATCCTTTTATGTGGTTCGTTTATGTCTGgtctctatatgtacacataCCATGTCACCAGTTACGCAGTCTTGTTATATCATGTCATAATGTTATATGTTTAATGTTACACATCACTAACTCACATTTATATTCAAGTTCCACCATAACATTGTGCCTTTCCATACACAACCCCTAATACGTTACACGTATCCCTAGACATTTACCGTATACCCACTATGGACACCAATATATCATCGCTTCATATGAAATTCACTTTACTGTCCTCACCATGCTTATAATCCATACTTATAATTCAATAGACCACACTCTGGTATTCACTACTATAGATAGCCGGTTCTCATTTTCCTACTCACCATACAAACCCAACCCTGTAAACATACCTACAGGACCATCATACAAAATGCAGAGTTATGAACATTCCCTATAATACCCCATTCCACCAATTTACCCACATAGGACCTTATCCAACCTTAGCCAAAAACATTGTTCCAACTCTTCCCATTCCTCCATAGTATCAAACAGCCCCTGCACTAAGCCTTTCCAcacttaaatcctattcctgacATTCCCCATAGAGTTCTGGCCAGTGATGCACATTATTACAAAAATTGTTTTTACTATATTACATCTCATGGATCACTTAATAATCTATCCGATTCTCCCCAATATAACACACTTCTACATATATGGCTGTATTCTATGTTTCCTATCCATCGCAATGAATCTGCGGGACCTCCCTGCGCTCCACCCAGACACTTCCTGTCGGTGGAACGCATGGAGGCTTTAGCTTGCGTTCcacgtgacgcacttccggtccgGGAGTTGCGGAAATCAGCGGGAAGGCGTGCGGGTATTTAAATCCCCACACATATGATCCCAGACATGGCGCCTCCTCACTTCAGCGGTAAATCCGCACGTTTCTCTATCACTGCGTCCATATCTACGTCTACACCTGCGATCATCTGTACCACAAGCGGCACTGGGTAAGTCTCTCCTGAAGTATCTGGACCACCATTCCCTGTATTTAACTGCTGGCACATAGTGTTAGACAGAATCTACCAACAACCTCTGTTTGACTATCTGTATCTTCTATTCCGCGATAGACCAAAGAGAACACTGTCACCTGTGGTCCTAATAGCAATTTCCATTATGATTTCTGTATTTACTTAATACACCCTAGATATGACTGTTCTTCTATAGGAGGATGGCTGCCAATGACTGTGTCCTTGCCAATATTGACCTGGTTTATGGCCTTGAACTGCAGTAGCAGAACTCTGTCATATATTTTCCTTTCACCTTTGGTTTGTTTaccactttttactttatttttgcttATTATTCGCTAGTAAAATCATTATTTCTATCTCTACAATTATGTGTTTGTAACACTGagagaaatatatatactttGAAAACATACAGTCGCTATCATGTATGCTGATGTAAATACCTGATACACTTACTGTACGTTTATTTATTGAATTATCTCTTCTATTTGctacagtctgatgaaggcacggatgtgccgaaacgtcaccATTTACCTTGCCGTAGCAACATTTCATTGCTTGCTGAATAAACAAAAATTGCACTTCGCATAAAACTTGACTGGAGTCTTTGAATTTATTAGTGaaaaggggtgggaaccctactccagtaAAAAATCCACCgtgctacaagggctctgcttATAATTGTCCTTCATTCATGGGacagtcctatagaagtgaatggtgtgGTTGTGGTGCCTTCATttgcgcagtgctctctccattaatttctaagggACTTCCTAAAATAGACTAGCGCACTCACTTGGGTATTTTCGCaaagcccatagaaatgaatggagagcacaccccACATGCACAGTGCACTCTTTCACCCTCGGGGGCCTGTTCTGTAGACAAATGTGGATCTCATAGGTGGGGCCTACACTGTGACCTAACGTACTTTGATGGCAtagcctagtgatatgccatcaaagtctgggatgacacaacccctttaaatggcacATATATTtctaaaataaacaatttttcttCTGAATGGCaacggaaaataaaaataatttttgaagaAGTATAAAGGAATTTTCATGTCCATGCACAATATTAGCCAACCACACTTCTACAGTATATATTCTGCACTGTAAGAtatctgttattttctttagCTAATACATTCCTACAGTGAAGGATCTAAAGGTTTTATGTGGCTTGATCCTTTAGCATTGCTTTTTCCTCTGCTTGTTCCAGATATAATAACAAGTACCAAAAACAGCCAGGAATAAAGATTTTTACAACAGCCACTTGTAGCTGCCTTCTTAAAGTAATGTTACAAGAAGCTCGGCAAATGATGACTTCCATTTACAATGGTTTGTTCATGACAAAAACACTATGTATACAGTTGTGTGAAAAATAATTtgcttccttaaccccttcaggaccttgccattttttgcaaatctcacaagtcactttatgtggtgataactttaaaacacttttacttatccaagccattctgagattgttttctcatcacatattgtacttcatgacagtggtaaatttgagtcaaaaaatgtatttttatttataaaaaaaatacaaatttacccaaaattttgaaaaattagcaattttctacatttctatttctctgcttttaaaacggatagtgatacctcctaaaatagttattacatttcccatatgtctacttcatgtttggatcattttgtaaattacattttctttttttgggatgttagaaggcttagaagtttagaagcaaatcttgatttttttaagaaaatttccaaaacccactttttaaggaccagttcaggtctggtcACCATttcaggcttacataatagaaaccaccccaaaatgcccccattttagaaactacaccctcaaggtatttaaaactgattttacaaagatcacagagagacaaagagcattatcaatcatgttaatgctccgtgtctctgctgtgcggaatggggcttggcagtctttcacacagcagattaCCTGCACGGCattcgtttgtgtgaaagagcccttacagtgagagagctgcagcagaaagaacatgccctcTGAGCTAATAGCTTGAAATAAATTGGAGCAATTAATGGGGTACATCTGTGTATCTGTGTAAGGCACAGTGCTGGTTCTAGCACTGTTAGAAAGACATATACTGTACAATGCATGAATTTCATTTTTgaatgaaatttttatttttagggataGCTCTTTTAAGTTTTTAAGTCCATCATGCTCAGTCCCACTGCCCTCCTCGTGGCCACCACTACTTTCAGCCTCCTTGTAGGGCACCTAACTCACCACCGATGCCCCCTggctgggacctgtggtgctgcCGCTCTTGTGTTTGCTAATTTACAACCTTTTTAAAGGGCTagtgtgcatctcatttttaacAACACTATTTAActctttcaggaccctgccatttttcaccaaggaccaggccattttttgcaaatctgacatgtgtcacattatgtggtgataactttaaaacgcttttacttatccaagacattctgagatagtttttaatttataaaaaaaataccaaatttaccccaaaaatttggaaaagtttgcctggatctcacaggctgaccgcagcatacaaggggttaatatgccAGCAtcggtgttttcaccaatgccggcgtatgcagcaggggcctggctgtcagtgactgccaggtccgtgccgctgatcagcctgtgctgtatccgccagcatagtggtaaaagccgatgccagccgattaaccccttctatgccgcggtccgtgcTGACCGCGACATcaaaggggtttgtgtcgggtgagtgatcgcatcgacttccctcgctgctgtggcggggacccgatgcgtcacaaggcagcccgatgccgtgcagaggctgcatAATGCTGggtcaggctgggtctcctaggcaacctgttagtgtatgactcagtgtcatacactaacaggcgatgcattacaatacaagacgtattgtaatgtattgcaaaagtgaacatcagaaataaaggttttttttaagtgtttttaataaaattaataaagtaaaaaataaaaaaacgcccTTTcctccttattttataataaaaaaaactgaaaaaaatcaaaacaaaactcacacatattaggcatcaccgtATCCGTAATAAACGGCTCTATACATTTATCACATGAcccaccctgtctgataaacaccataaaaaataaattaaaaaaggtgttaaaaaaaggtatttttgtcaccttacatcacaaaaagtgctgtacaccaagcgatcaaaaaggtgcatgtcccacaaaatggtatcaataaaaccgtcacctcatcctgcaaaaaattagcacctacctaagacaatcgggcaaaaaataacaaaaactatagctcagaacatggagacactaaaacataatatttttttgtttcaaaactgctattattgtgctatagtgaaaaatatacatattaggtattgccacgtccgtaataaccagctctataaaaatatcacatgacctaacccctcaggtgaacaccgtaccgtaataaaataaaataaaaaatatgtaaaaaaagccatttttgtcacattacatcacaaaaattgcaacagcaagtgatcaaaaaggtgtatgacccccaaaatagtaccaatcagaccttcACCTCCTGCCACAAAGAATGAGACCCccacctaagagaatcggtcagaaaataaaaaagctatggctctcagactatggatacacaaaaatatcattattttggttaaaaaaatgctattattgtgtaaaacttaaataaataagaaaaagtagacatatttggtattgccacatccgtaacgatctgctctataaaaaagtcacatgagctAATCTCTtaggtaaatgctgtaaaaataaaaaataaaagtggtgccaaaacatccatttttttgttaccttgcctcacaaaaaacttaatatagagcaattaaaaagcatatgtaccccaaaatagtaccaataaacctggcaccttatcctgtagtttccaaaatgtggtcacttttttgagtttctactgtaggggtgcatcacgggggcttcaaatgggatatggcatctaaaaaccagttcagctaaatctgccttccaaaaaccatatggcattccttcctactgcgccctgccacgtgcccgtacagcagtttacgatcacatgtggggtgtttctgtaaactacagaatcagggccataaatattgagtttgatttggcccttgctttgtaactggaaaaaaattattgagttttatttggctgttaacccttgacttgctacaggaaaaaattgattaaaatttaaaatattcCAAAAAAGTCTCCATctccatctccattttccattaattcttgtggagcacctaaatggttaacaaagtttgtagaatcagttgtgtataccttcaggggtgtagtttctaaaatggggtaacttttgggtggtttctattatgtaagcctcacaaagtgacttcagacctgaactagtccttgaaaaatttcaagatttgcttccaaacttctaagccttctaacatctctaaaaaataaaatttcattttcaaaatgatccaaacatgaagtagacataca
This sequence is a window from Bufo gargarizans isolate SCDJY-AF-19 chromosome 5, ASM1485885v1, whole genome shotgun sequence. Protein-coding genes within it:
- the LOC122937743 gene encoding uncharacterized protein LOC122937743 — translated: MTSDTLSYQDDEISSILSKVTLTSDFLQTPSSEFKARDLERESRKLLSFELHSVTMAEYLKVKRIPRGLRIRTRPTFFKDNRDYCSKFEQILNKCSFDIMTLTLSFLQQAILDTKELIKSTEEQLQAILSQEDYDKLLEKLRSHLATQRKEIEDTKRNKFRRDTEDYRLSRVYRWPDTPSSNSRWRSSSTDSSNSGSNRDPSYRSRQMDARPPRTQRRPNRGTYPQGQQPTTITTRSQAH